Within Desulfobacterales bacterium, the genomic segment CGTTTTATTTCAGCAGCATCCTCTCCTTCCATGACCTTGCGCAGCTCCGTAATGGATGCTTCAACATTGGTTTTGGTTTCACTGTCAACTTTATCGCCCAGTTCGCTGATTGATTTTTCAGTCGAATAAATCAACGCGTCAGCCGAGTTGCGCGCTTCAACCAAATCTCTTTTGGCCTTATCTTCTTCGGCATGCATTTCGGCATCTTTAACCAATTTGTCTATCTCTTCCTGCGACAGACCGGAAGATGCCGTTATCTGGATGGATTGTTCTTTGCCGGTAGCCTGGTCTTTTGCCGAGACATTCACAATACCGTTGGCATCAATGTCAAAGGTAACCTCGATTTGAGGGATGCCCCTGGGAGCCGGTGGAATGCCGACCAGTTCGAAGCGGCCCAGGGTCTTGTTATTGGCGGCCATTTCGCGTTCACCCTGCAGCACGTGAATGGAAACTGCCGGCTGATTGTCGGCTGCGGTCGAGAATATCTGACTTTTTTTGGTCGGGATAGTGGTATTCTTATCAATCAAACGGGTCAGGACACCGCCCAAGGTTTCAATTCCCAGCGAAAGCGGTGTAACATCTAACAGAAGCACGTCTTTGACATCGCCTTTGAGCACACCGCCCTGGATGGCAGCACCCAATGCCACGACTTCATCGGGATTCACACCTTTGTGGGGCTCTTTTTCGAATATCTTTTTTACACGCTCCTGCACTGCGGGCATACGGGTCATACCGCCGACCAGGATCACTTCGTTGATATCCTTGGGGCTCAGGCCGGAATCTTTCAGAGCCGTTCGGCAGGGCTGCTCCAGCTTGTCTAATAAGTCGTTGACCAGTGCTTCGAGCTTGGCGCGAGTGAGTTTAATGTTTAAATGCTTGGGACCGCTGGCATCAGCAGTAATAAAAGGCAGATTCACATCCGTTTCCATGGAGGTTGACAGCTCCATTTTTGCCTTTTCAGCAGCTTCTTTGAGGCGCTGCAGGGCCATTTTGTCGCTGCGAAGATCAATGCCCTGATCCTTTTTAAATTCGTCAGCCAGATAATCAATCAAGCGTAAATCGAAGTCTTCACCACCCAAATGGGTGTCGCCATTGGTCGCTTTTACTTCGAAAACACCTTCCCCAATTTCAAGGATGGAGATGTCAAATGTACCACCGCCCAGGTCGAATACGGCGATTTTTTCTTCGCCCTTTTTATCCAGCCCGTAGGCCAGCGATGCGGCAGTAGGCTCGTTGATGATCCTCAGTACATTCAGTCCTGCAATCTTGCCCGCATCTTTGGTAGACTGTCGCTGGCTATCATCAAAATATGCCGGTACCGTGATGACCGCGTCGGTCACTTTTTCTCCCAGATATTCTTCGGCCGAGTGTTTGATATCAGCCAAAACAAAAGAGGAGATCTCTGCTGGACTATACTGTTTTCCCTTGATGTTGATGCGGATATCGCCGTTGGAAGCTTGTTCAATCTTGTAAGGCAGAATTTTTACATCGCTTTGTACTTCCGGTGAAGCATACTTACGACCGATTAGACGTTTAACCCCGAAAACCGTATTTTCCGGATTCGTGATTGCCTGCCGCTTTGCGATCTGGCCCACCAGGCGCTCGTCGCTTTCTGAAATGGCGACGATCGAAGGCGTTGTTCGACCGCCTTCCGGGTTGGTGATGACTTTGGCATCACTGCCTTCCATCACCGCAACACATGAATTTGTGGTGCCGAGATCAATTCCAATAACCTTAGACATTTTCCATTACCTCCCTAACTTTCCAAATCTTTATTGTTTGAATTATATTTAAGCGTAAATGATAATTACGCTAACTATCGTTGCTTTTCGGTGCGGCAACCACCACCATAGCAGGTCTGAGAAGCCGATCGTGAATCAGATACCCCTTTTGAAATTCACTCAACACGGTGTTTTCTGGATAATCATCGGTTTCTTCCCGCATTACTGCCTCGTGAAACGCAGGATCAAATGTTTCACCGCGCGCCTTTATGGGTTTGACATTGAATTTCTCAAATACCCGCAGCATTTCATTCCGCGTAAGGTTCAACCCCTCGATTAGTTTTTTATCCGCATTTTTTTCTTCTTTTGCTGAGTTGATGGCCAGCTCTAAGTTGTCGACGACGGTAAGCATTTCCTTGAGCAGGGATTGATTGGCATATTTGCGAAAATCCGCCATCTCGCGGTCGGATCGTTTCTTGTAATTCTCAAAATCAGCCGAAACCCTTAGCAACCGTTCATGCATTTCTTTGGACTCTTCTTCTTTGTCGGCCAGTTTGGCCTCTAATTCCTTCAGGGGATCGGTCGGCTCGACACTCTCATTTTCGGCTGTCTCGGATTGGATATCTTCTGGATCATTATCAATGGAATCTGAATTTTCCGTCTCATTTTGTTTTGCTGTTTCGTCCGGTTCAACATTGATTTTAATTTTCTTTTTTTCTGACATAAGCCGGCGTTTTCTCCTGAATTTTTAGCAAATTGAAATATGTCGATTGGAAAATAAGACACTTTAAAACGATGTCAAGAAGGCCTTGGTCAGGTTTTATGCGACCTTGTTTAAGTGAGGATTAGCGCGTTTTCTACGCCTTTTGGGTTAAATTTTGCAGCTTACCTGGGTGCCGTTTGATAACTAATTTAATACAGGTGGTTACAGTCGCAAGCAAACCGTGCTGGATCGCAGTGCGGTTCACCTTGCGACCTAAAAAAATGGTTGTGCACCCGCTGTCGAATCTTTTATGGAAATGGTAAAGCATCGATATGACCGGAATCGGTCCACGACACAAACTGCATCACTTATCGCTGCTTCCTTCCGGACCTGACGAGGTTCGTGACCGTTTGTTGCGTGGCGCCCGATCAAAATGCGCTACGGCTTTCCATTTGTAAGACCCTCAAGAGGGAATTCAGCCCCGCATAAGCGGATTTCGGGAAAAGGGCACCGCTAGCTCCCCGCCTAGCACAACCAACTTTAGCATACGGTATAAACAGGTTTTTTCAACAAAAAAACGAGCGTTTTATATTTTAAAATGGTTTTCTGTTTTTTTTAGGAATGTTATCGTTTTATTTTTTCAAAATCTAAAACCCTTCGGGCTTGCCGATCTTACCGCATCTACTGTGTTAGATGTCGTCCCGCATCGTATACTATTGCGGAACGCCATCTGCCTTGTAGCTGCGGCAACCTCGACAAGCGCTCGTTTTTTTTGAATAAACAAGTTCAGATTTGGTGCTGAACATTCGCCGTTGGCAACAGGCTTCTGGGCGCTGGCTGCTTGCTGCTGGCACTAACCGCTGGCGGCTCACCTCCCGCAACGCGAAACTCGCAACCCGAACGTGGCGAACAGCGTTTTGCATTGACTTATCGGGGTCCCTGCAATAGATAAATGAAAGGTATCAGGCATTTGTCGACTATTTGAATGTTGACGTTGCTTGCAAAAATCAGGTTAACCATTTATGGCAACAAAACACCCTGTATCATCCTTTTCCACCATCGAAAAAAAGCTCATTCGATCGGTTGATCAAACCATCCGCATTCATTCCATGATTCAATCCGGTGATACTGTTCTGGCCGGTGTGTCAGGTGGCCCGGATTCAGTAGCTCTAATCCATATTTTGCATTCCCTGGCGCCGAAGTATACGCTAAGATTAGCGATCGCCCACCTGAATCATGGCCTTCGGCCGAGTGAAGCCGATCGTGATCAAGCGTTTGTGGTCTCTTTGGCCAAAAATTTAGAAATCCCGCTTTATGCAGAAACACAAGATGTGCAGCGCTACCGAAAAAAGCACCACCTCTCCATTGAGGAGGCAGCCCGACGACTGCGCTATCGATTTTACCATCATACCGCCGAGCAACAGCGGTGCGACAAAATTGCGCTTGGGCATCATGTGGATGATAACGCCGAACAGGTTTTGATGGCTATGCTGCGTGGCAGCGGCCCTCTGGGTTTAGCAGGAATGCCGGCCGTAAGACCTGATCGCATCATCAGACCCTTGATCAACTTGCGGCGCATTGACATTTTAGATTATCTGGCTGCCCGCGGTTTAGACTATGTTGTGGATTCGTCGAATCGGGATTTGCGATTTTTGCGCAATAAAATCCGAACCCGCTTGATCCCCGAACTCCAGGATAAATATAATCCAAAATGTGTTGAATCGCTCAACCGGCTTGCCACCATTTTGTCTGCCGAAGAAGAGTGGCTTGAGAATCACGTCCAGAAGTTTTTTACAGATGCGCTTGTCTTTGAGCAACCGGGCAGGCTCGGGCTAAGCCGAACCGGTTTAACCTCCAAACCGACCGCTGTTCAAAGACGCCTCATCCGCAAGGCCGTCTTGCAAGTCAAAGGCAACCTCAGGCGAATTGCATTCAACCATATTGAAGCGGTATTGAAACTGGTTCAACAGGGGCCACCGGCGGGGGCTGTAGACCTTCCGGATGGTATCTGTGTCTGGCGGGATGGTGACCGACTGCTGATATCTGAATCTCAGCATCGGCGGTCTCGCCCTCACAGCGGGCGTCTGGCTTCAGAAGTGCCTGATTATCTGTATGAGCTACCGGACCCCGGTGTAATTTCGATTAAAGAAGCGGGTCTGCAGATCCAATTCAGTGAAATGCCGATTAAGCAAATTGCAGACTGGCGTCAAACTGATCCGCAAATCGCTTTTTTCGACAGAGATAAACTCAGCTTTCCGCTGGTGATTCGTAATTTCCGTCCCGGCGATCGATTCTCACCATTGGGCGTCAGTGGACGCCAAAAGCTGAAAAAATTTTTTATTGACCATAAAATTTCAAGAACTGAACGCATGAAATGCCCAATCGTCCTGAGCCGCAATAAAATTATCTGGGTGGTGGGTTATCGACTGGATAATGCAGCTAAAATCGATACGCGCACTCGTTACGTGCTCAAAGCCGAACTTTTGCTTGCCTAAGGCGCGATGATGATTAATTTCACTGTAGTTTGGAGCTCTGCTTGCATCTTTGGTGCCGGACGACATTTGATACTTGAAATTTGAATCCAGGTAAAGGATACTGTTGTTAGGAAGGTTTCTTGCAGGTCTCAATTTAAAGATTTTGAGGAGGTAATCGTCTTTGAACCCATTTTATAAAAATTTGGCGCTATGGCTGGTCATCACTTTGATGATGGTAATGCTGTATAACCTGTTCAGCAAGCAACATCTGGCTGAAAACAATATCAGTTATACCGAATTCTTGGCAATGGTAAATGAGGAGCGCATTGCACAAGTGGTTATCCAGGGCCAAGAGCTGTTTGTGACCAGTGTCGACGGCGAACGAATCAAAGTGTTTGCGCCAGAAGATGGCGAGTTAATTAATATCCTGCGTCAGAAAGGCGTTACTATCAGCGCTAAGCCCCCATCTGAAAATCCTTGGTACATGTCGGTATTGGTTTCCTGGTTTCCGATGATTGTGTTAATTGGTGTTTGGATTTTTTTCATGCGCCAGATGCAGGCCGGCGGCGGAAAGGCGCTGTCCTTTGGAAAAAGTCGTGCGCGTTTGATGTCCGATCAGTCCGAAAGAGTAACTTTTGAGGATGTCGCCGGGATCGATGAAGCCAAGGAAGAATTGATTGAGATCGTCGAATTTCTCAGAGACCCTAAAAAATTCACACGACTGGGTGGGCGCATTCCCAAAGGTGTCCTTCTGGTCGGTCCTCCGGGCTGCGGCAAAACCCTTCTGGCGAGAGCCATTGCGGGTGAAGCCGGGGTGCCGTTTTTTAGTATCAGCGGCTCTGATTTTGTCGAAATGTTTGTCGGGGTTGGTGCCTCCCGTGTCAGGGATTT encodes:
- the dnaK gene encoding molecular chaperone DnaK: MSKVIGIDLGTTNSCVAVMEGSDAKVITNPEGGRTTPSIVAISESDERLVGQIAKRQAITNPENTVFGVKRLIGRKYASPEVQSDVKILPYKIEQASNGDIRINIKGKQYSPAEISSFVLADIKHSAEEYLGEKVTDAVITVPAYFDDSQRQSTKDAGKIAGLNVLRIINEPTAASLAYGLDKKGEEKIAVFDLGGGTFDISILEIGEGVFEVKATNGDTHLGGEDFDLRLIDYLADEFKKDQGIDLRSDKMALQRLKEAAEKAKMELSTSMETDVNLPFITADASGPKHLNIKLTRAKLEALVNDLLDKLEQPCRTALKDSGLSPKDINEVILVGGMTRMPAVQERVKKIFEKEPHKGVNPDEVVALGAAIQGGVLKGDVKDVLLLDVTPLSLGIETLGGVLTRLIDKNTTIPTKKSQIFSTAADNQPAVSIHVLQGEREMAANNKTLGRFELVGIPPAPRGIPQIEVTFDIDANGIVNVSAKDQATGKEQSIQITASSGLSQEEIDKLVKDAEMHAEEDKAKRDLVEARNSADALIYSTEKSISELGDKVDSETKTNVEASITELRKVMEGEDAAEIKRVSDELTKASHKLAEAMYQQASQSEQQAGAGAEAGDQAAGDTGATDEDVVDADFEEVKEEDKK
- the grpE gene encoding nucleotide exchange factor GrpE, with the translated sequence MSEKKKIKINVEPDETAKQNETENSDSIDNDPEDIQSETAENESVEPTDPLKELEAKLADKEEESKEMHERLLRVSADFENYKKRSDREMADFRKYANQSLLKEMLTVVDNLELAINSAKEEKNADKKLIEGLNLTRNEMLRVFEKFNVKPIKARGETFDPAFHEAVMREETDDYPENTVLSEFQKGYLIHDRLLRPAMVVVAAPKSNDS
- the tilS gene encoding tRNA lysidine(34) synthetase TilS, yielding MATKHPVSSFSTIEKKLIRSVDQTIRIHSMIQSGDTVLAGVSGGPDSVALIHILHSLAPKYTLRLAIAHLNHGLRPSEADRDQAFVVSLAKNLEIPLYAETQDVQRYRKKHHLSIEEAARRLRYRFYHHTAEQQRCDKIALGHHVDDNAEQVLMAMLRGSGPLGLAGMPAVRPDRIIRPLINLRRIDILDYLAARGLDYVVDSSNRDLRFLRNKIRTRLIPELQDKYNPKCVESLNRLATILSAEEEWLENHVQKFFTDALVFEQPGRLGLSRTGLTSKPTAVQRRLIRKAVLQVKGNLRRIAFNHIEAVLKLVQQGPPAGAVDLPDGICVWRDGDRLLISESQHRRSRPHSGRLASEVPDYLYELPDPGVISIKEAGLQIQFSEMPIKQIADWRQTDPQIAFFDRDKLSFPLVIRNFRPGDRFSPLGVSGRQKLKKFFIDHKISRTERMKCPIVLSRNKIIWVVGYRLDNAAKIDTRTRYVLKAELLLA